In Grus americana isolate bGruAme1 chromosome 28, bGruAme1.mat, whole genome shotgun sequence, a single window of DNA contains:
- the SUGP2 gene encoding SURP and G-patch domain-containing protein 2 isoform X1: MASRRITRETFDAVVQDKVKRYRMDRSDAIEDTIHHFKAHSRLVPRPRYEDSFHDDGRYTHDNAQHHPHDDWSEDPRDDYPGPSYRSASPLVRKDNYYHEQYGRPASHDREFGCPASRDREYGRPASHDREYGRPASHDREYGHPASRDREYGRPASHDREYGRPTSHDREYGGLASHDQDYGPPDSWESTGPHETDFSSSDILGDFRSPGLMEDEYGNMENQEYDADFGIQSDSEFRPPIRRGNIGRGRVLRGKRITRGAIKTKVFKGDIKMPLKKWNTKKLQPGPDQKPAMQPDQMPETAERPNQRPVTIQRPNQKLPLRPNQRPTITTQRPILRLPKPAHVFRNLNFDLVDKSDIFSTFGIEIIKWAGFHAIKNDAEFSRLFGALFELETETCAKMLASFKCSLKPEHRDYCFFTIKSLQHAALKTPKVDNEFLNMLLDKGAVKTKNCFFEIIKPFDKYIMRLQDRLLKGVTPLLMACNAYELSIKTSGFGNPREMASAFETTVSLCRKSLALLGQTFALASVFRQEKILEAVGLQEMAPAPTLFPNFDDSTLFGREYIENLKAWLEKSGYPIQMKKTEPESTVQLKKPSPDTKVKIPQRADRKVVETIEQLVNSIVSGTLSAKERNAQKNCPEYWFLSDEDSLEYKYYRLKLSEMQRRTSSGKEAGGEGRTLEESATESVRAMLYARRVASIKRRLFKRKRFGIIMQRSIRGRKVRRATIGTQTVLSAGTVLKHQDKHLQGSVQSKSSVSETSLSEKNSSLDTTSSSQCATSSEGCLPAEERADSEDLLASPELFPPLSSHFPDVDAKTMQTAEKLAKFVAQVGPEIEQFSIDNSADNPDLWFLQDRNSSAFKFYRMKVYELCPSINFSAVSEATDAGESAKPEERNLDISEEEEDEEEEEEDNEEEAEFEEDISQPLEEMEQAEEREEDDISAGRSVENLAEEMISKTGEEISTGEMQLATSSDGAIPNLSTQASTPAPGTLFPRKRISSKSLKVGMIPASKRICLIEEPKVHEPVRIAYDRPRGCPVTKKKKKPKDLEFSHKKLTNRNVGFQMLQKMGWQEGHGLGTRGKGIREPVKVGATSAGEGLGVAGEENKEDAFDVFRQRMIQMYRQKRASK; the protein is encoded by the exons ATGGCCTCTCGGCGGATCACACGGGAGACGTTTGATGCTGTAGTGCAGGACAAAGTTAAAAGGTATCGCATGGACCGGAGTGATGCTATAGAGGACACAATCCATCATTTTAAAG CTCATTCAAGGCTAGTCCCAAGACCAAGATATGAAGACAGTTTTCATGATGATGGAAGATATACTCATGACAACGCTCAGCACCATCCCCATGATGACTGGAGTGAAGACCCTAGAGATGACTATCCAGGACCTTCTTACAGATCTGCTAGTCCTCTCGTGAGGAAGGATAACTATTACCATGAACAGTATGGCCGCCCAGCATCTCATGACCGGGAATTTGGCTGCCCAGCTTCGCGTGACCGGGAGTACGGGCGTCCGGCTTCACATGACCGGGAGTACGGGCGTCCGGCTTCGCATGACCGGGAGTACGGGCACCCAGCGTCTCGCGATCGGGAGTATGGGCGTCCGGCTTCCCATGACCGGGAATATGGACGCCCAACTTCCCATGACCGGGAGTATGGCGGCCTGGCTTCTCATGACCAGGACTATGGCCCTCCTGACTCTTGGGAATCCACTGGACCACATGAAACTGATTTTAGTTCTTCAGATATTTTAGGTGATTTTAGATCACCAGGACTCATGGAAGATGAATATGGCAACATGGAAAACCAGGAGTATGATGCGGACTTTGGAATTCAATCTGACAGCGAGTTCCGACCCCCAATACGGAGGGGCAACATTGGCAGGGGAAGAGTTCTGCGAGGAAAGCGTATTACAAGGGGTGCTATTAAAACTAAAGTATTCAAAGGAGATATCAAAATGCCCCTAAAGAAATGGAACACTAAAAAACTGCAGCCAGGCCCTGATCAGAAGCCAGCTATGCAACCTGATCAAATGCCAGAAACAGCTGAACGACCAAACCAGAGGCCGGTGACCATCCAGCGCCCTAATCAAAAGTTGCCTCTGCGACCTAATCAGAGGCCAACTATAACAACCCAGAGACCTATTCTCAGGCTCCCAAAGCCTGCACATGTTTTCAGAAATCTCAATTTTGACCTTGTGGACAAATCTGACATTTTTTCAACGTTTGGAATAGAAATTATAAAATGGGCTGGGTTTCATGCAATAAAAAACGATGCAGAATTTTCCCGGCTCTTTGGAGCTCTCTTTGAGTTAGAGACAGAAACCTGTGCAAAAATGCTTGCTTCATTTAAATGCTCCTTGAAGCCAGAACACAGAGATTATTGTTTCTTTACTATCAAGAGTTTACAACATGCTGCTCTGAAAACTCCCAAAGTGGACAATGAGTTTTTAAATATGCTATTGGACAAGGGTGCTGTGAAAACAAAGAACTGcttctttgaaataataaaaccttTTGATAAATACATAATGAGGCTACAAGACCGCCTCCTGAAAGGTGTTACACCGCTGCTTATGGCCTGCAATGCTTATGAATTAAGCATTAAGACGAGCGGTTTTGGTAATCCAAGAGAAATGGCTAGTGCTTTTGAGACCACTGTTTCTCTTTGTCGTAAATCTTTAGCACTTCTGGGTCAGACCTTCGCGTTAGCATCTGTTTTTAGGCAAGAGAAAATACTTGAAGCTGTAGGGCTCCAGGAAATGGCTCCAGCACCAACACTATTCCCCAACTTTGATGATTCAACATTGTTTGGAAGGGAGTACATTGAAAACTTGAAGGCTTGGCTGGAAAAGAGTGGATATCcaattcagatgaaaaaaactgAGCCAGAGTCCACAGTACAGCTTAAAAAACCCTCTCCTGACACAAAAGTTAAAA TCCCACAGCGAGCTGACCGGAAAGTTGTAGAGACAATTGAACAGCTAGTGAATAGCATTGTTTCAGGAACCTTGTCTGCcaaagagagaaatgctcaaaaGAACTGTCCTGAATATTG gTTCTTATCTGATGAAGATAGTCTAGAATACAAGTATTACAGACTGAAGTTATCAGAGATGCAAAGGCGGACATCATCTGGAAAGGAAGCGGGTGGTGAGGGCAGAACACTAGAAGAATCCGCAACAGAATCAGTCAGGGCTATGTTGTATGCCAGAAGAGTTGCAAGTATTAAGAGAAggctgtttaaaagaaaaaggtttggAATTATCATGCAACGTAGTATTCGAGGAAGGAAGGTGAGGAGAGCGACCATAGGAACGCAGACTGTGCTttcagctggtacagtgctgaAGCACCAGGACAAGCATCTTCAAGGTTCAGTCCAGTCAAAGTCTTCTGTATCAGAAACCAGCCTGTCAGAGAAGAATTCTTCCCTGGATACAACCTCATCCTCACAATGTGCCACCAGTTCAGAGGGGTGTCTGCCAGCAGAAGAAAGGGCAGATTCTGAGGATTTATTAGCATCGCCTGAACTTTTCCCACCATTGTCCTCTCACTTTCCTGATG TGGATGCTAAAACAATGCAAACTGCTGAGAAGCTTGCCAAGTTTGTTGCTCAGGTAGGACCAGAAATTGAGCAGTTCAGCATAGACAACAGCGCAGATAACCCAGACCTTTG GTTTCTACAGGATCGAAACAgttctgctttcaaattttaCCGAATGAAAGTCTATGAGTTATGTCCATCTATTAACTTCAGTGCAGTGTCAGAAGCAACTGATGCTGGGGAAAGTGCTAAACCTGAAGAGAGAAATTTGGATATTTcggaagaggaagaggatgaagaagaggaggaagaagataaCGAGGAGGAAGCTGAGTTTGAGGAGGATATCTCCCAGCCTTTGGAAGAGATGGAgcaagcagaggagagagaagaggatgACATCTCAGCAGGTAGAAGTGTGGAAAACCTAGCTGAAGAGATGATTTCCAAAACAGGAGAGGAAATTTCAACAGGTGAAATGCAGCTAGCCACATCATCTGATGGTGCTATACCAAATCTGTCGACACAGGCATCAACTCCTGCCCCTGGTACCCTATTTCCTCGCAAACGAATCAGCAGCAAGTCTCTGAAAGTTGGTATGATTCCTGCATCTAAAAGGATTTGCCTCATAGAAGAACCAAAAG
- the SUGP2 gene encoding SURP and G-patch domain-containing protein 2 isoform X2, protein MASRRITRETFDAVVQDKVKRYRMDRSDAIEDTIHHFKAHSRLVPRPRYEDSFHDDGRYTHDNAQHHPHDDWSEDPRDDYPGPSYRSASPLVRKDNYYHEQYGRPASHDREFGCPASRDREYGRPASHDREYGRPASHDREYGHPASRDREYGRPASHDREYGRPTSHDREYGGLASHDQDYGPPDSWESTGPHETDFSSSDILGDFRSPGLMEDEYGNMENQEYDADFGIQSDSEFRPPIRRGNIGRGRVLRGKRITRGAIKTKVFKGDIKMPLKKWNTKKLQPGPDQKPAMQPDQMPETAERPNQRPVTIQRPNQKLPLRPNQRPTITTQRPILRLPKPAHVFRNLNFDLVDKSDIFSTFGIEIIKWAGFHAIKNDAEFSRLFGALFELETETCAKMLASFKCSLKPEHRDYCFFTIKSLQHAALKTPKVDNEFLNMLLDKGAVKTKNCFFEIIKPFDKYIMRLQDRLLKGVTPLLMACNAYELSIKTSGFGNPREMASAFETTVSLCRKSLALLGQTFALASVFRQEKILEAVGLQEMAPAPTLFPNFDDSTLFGREYIENLKAWLEKSGYPIQMKKTEPESTVQLKKPSPDTKVKIPQRADRKVVETIEQLVNSIVSGTLSAKERNAQKNCPEYWFLSDEDSLEYKYYRLKLSEMQRRTSSGKEAGGEGRTLEESATESVRAMLYARRVASIKRRLFKRKRFGIIMQRSIRGRKVRRATIGTQTVLSAGTVLKHQDKHLQGSVQSKSSVSETSLSEKNSSLDTTSSSQCATSSEGCLPAEERADSEDLLASPELFPPLSSHFPDVDAKTMQTAEKLAKFVAQVGPEIEQFSIDNSADNPDLWFLQDRNSSAFKFYRMKVYELCPSINFSAVSEATDAGESAKPEERNLDISEEEEDEEEEEEDNEEEAEFEEDISQPLEEMEQAEEREEDDISAGRSVENLAEEMISKTGEEISTGEMQLATSSDGAIPNLSTQASTPAPGTLFPRKRISSKSLKVGMIPASKRICLIEEPKVHEPVRIAYDRPRGCPVTKKKKKPKDLEFSHKKLTNRNVGFQMLQKMGWQEGHGLGTRGKGIREPVKVSRLSSMKTASFSEHVN, encoded by the exons ATGGCCTCTCGGCGGATCACACGGGAGACGTTTGATGCTGTAGTGCAGGACAAAGTTAAAAGGTATCGCATGGACCGGAGTGATGCTATAGAGGACACAATCCATCATTTTAAAG CTCATTCAAGGCTAGTCCCAAGACCAAGATATGAAGACAGTTTTCATGATGATGGAAGATATACTCATGACAACGCTCAGCACCATCCCCATGATGACTGGAGTGAAGACCCTAGAGATGACTATCCAGGACCTTCTTACAGATCTGCTAGTCCTCTCGTGAGGAAGGATAACTATTACCATGAACAGTATGGCCGCCCAGCATCTCATGACCGGGAATTTGGCTGCCCAGCTTCGCGTGACCGGGAGTACGGGCGTCCGGCTTCACATGACCGGGAGTACGGGCGTCCGGCTTCGCATGACCGGGAGTACGGGCACCCAGCGTCTCGCGATCGGGAGTATGGGCGTCCGGCTTCCCATGACCGGGAATATGGACGCCCAACTTCCCATGACCGGGAGTATGGCGGCCTGGCTTCTCATGACCAGGACTATGGCCCTCCTGACTCTTGGGAATCCACTGGACCACATGAAACTGATTTTAGTTCTTCAGATATTTTAGGTGATTTTAGATCACCAGGACTCATGGAAGATGAATATGGCAACATGGAAAACCAGGAGTATGATGCGGACTTTGGAATTCAATCTGACAGCGAGTTCCGACCCCCAATACGGAGGGGCAACATTGGCAGGGGAAGAGTTCTGCGAGGAAAGCGTATTACAAGGGGTGCTATTAAAACTAAAGTATTCAAAGGAGATATCAAAATGCCCCTAAAGAAATGGAACACTAAAAAACTGCAGCCAGGCCCTGATCAGAAGCCAGCTATGCAACCTGATCAAATGCCAGAAACAGCTGAACGACCAAACCAGAGGCCGGTGACCATCCAGCGCCCTAATCAAAAGTTGCCTCTGCGACCTAATCAGAGGCCAACTATAACAACCCAGAGACCTATTCTCAGGCTCCCAAAGCCTGCACATGTTTTCAGAAATCTCAATTTTGACCTTGTGGACAAATCTGACATTTTTTCAACGTTTGGAATAGAAATTATAAAATGGGCTGGGTTTCATGCAATAAAAAACGATGCAGAATTTTCCCGGCTCTTTGGAGCTCTCTTTGAGTTAGAGACAGAAACCTGTGCAAAAATGCTTGCTTCATTTAAATGCTCCTTGAAGCCAGAACACAGAGATTATTGTTTCTTTACTATCAAGAGTTTACAACATGCTGCTCTGAAAACTCCCAAAGTGGACAATGAGTTTTTAAATATGCTATTGGACAAGGGTGCTGTGAAAACAAAGAACTGcttctttgaaataataaaaccttTTGATAAATACATAATGAGGCTACAAGACCGCCTCCTGAAAGGTGTTACACCGCTGCTTATGGCCTGCAATGCTTATGAATTAAGCATTAAGACGAGCGGTTTTGGTAATCCAAGAGAAATGGCTAGTGCTTTTGAGACCACTGTTTCTCTTTGTCGTAAATCTTTAGCACTTCTGGGTCAGACCTTCGCGTTAGCATCTGTTTTTAGGCAAGAGAAAATACTTGAAGCTGTAGGGCTCCAGGAAATGGCTCCAGCACCAACACTATTCCCCAACTTTGATGATTCAACATTGTTTGGAAGGGAGTACATTGAAAACTTGAAGGCTTGGCTGGAAAAGAGTGGATATCcaattcagatgaaaaaaactgAGCCAGAGTCCACAGTACAGCTTAAAAAACCCTCTCCTGACACAAAAGTTAAAA TCCCACAGCGAGCTGACCGGAAAGTTGTAGAGACAATTGAACAGCTAGTGAATAGCATTGTTTCAGGAACCTTGTCTGCcaaagagagaaatgctcaaaaGAACTGTCCTGAATATTG gTTCTTATCTGATGAAGATAGTCTAGAATACAAGTATTACAGACTGAAGTTATCAGAGATGCAAAGGCGGACATCATCTGGAAAGGAAGCGGGTGGTGAGGGCAGAACACTAGAAGAATCCGCAACAGAATCAGTCAGGGCTATGTTGTATGCCAGAAGAGTTGCAAGTATTAAGAGAAggctgtttaaaagaaaaaggtttggAATTATCATGCAACGTAGTATTCGAGGAAGGAAGGTGAGGAGAGCGACCATAGGAACGCAGACTGTGCTttcagctggtacagtgctgaAGCACCAGGACAAGCATCTTCAAGGTTCAGTCCAGTCAAAGTCTTCTGTATCAGAAACCAGCCTGTCAGAGAAGAATTCTTCCCTGGATACAACCTCATCCTCACAATGTGCCACCAGTTCAGAGGGGTGTCTGCCAGCAGAAGAAAGGGCAGATTCTGAGGATTTATTAGCATCGCCTGAACTTTTCCCACCATTGTCCTCTCACTTTCCTGATG TGGATGCTAAAACAATGCAAACTGCTGAGAAGCTTGCCAAGTTTGTTGCTCAGGTAGGACCAGAAATTGAGCAGTTCAGCATAGACAACAGCGCAGATAACCCAGACCTTTG GTTTCTACAGGATCGAAACAgttctgctttcaaattttaCCGAATGAAAGTCTATGAGTTATGTCCATCTATTAACTTCAGTGCAGTGTCAGAAGCAACTGATGCTGGGGAAAGTGCTAAACCTGAAGAGAGAAATTTGGATATTTcggaagaggaagaggatgaagaagaggaggaagaagataaCGAGGAGGAAGCTGAGTTTGAGGAGGATATCTCCCAGCCTTTGGAAGAGATGGAgcaagcagaggagagagaagaggatgACATCTCAGCAGGTAGAAGTGTGGAAAACCTAGCTGAAGAGATGATTTCCAAAACAGGAGAGGAAATTTCAACAGGTGAAATGCAGCTAGCCACATCATCTGATGGTGCTATACCAAATCTGTCGACACAGGCATCAACTCCTGCCCCTGGTACCCTATTTCCTCGCAAACGAATCAGCAGCAAGTCTCTGAAAGTTGGTATGATTCCTGCATCTAAAAGGATTTGCCTCATAGAAGAACCAAAAG
- the SUGP2 gene encoding SURP and G-patch domain-containing protein 2 isoform X3, with protein sequence MASRRITRETFDAVVQDKVKRYRMDRSDAIEDTIHHFKAHSRLVPRPRYEDSFHDDGRYTHDNAQHHPHDDWSEDPRDDYPGPSYRSASPLVRKDNYYHEQYGRPASHDREFGCPASRDREYGRPASHDREYGRPASHDREYGHPASRDREYGRPASHDREYGRPTSHDREYGGLASHDQDYGPPDSWESTGPHETDFSSSDILGDFRSPGLMEDEYGNMENQEYDADFGIQSDSEFRPPIRRGNIGRGRVLRGKRITRGAIKTKVFKGDIKMPLKKWNTKKLQPGPDQKPAMQPDQMPETAERPNQRPVTIQRPNQKLPLRPNQRPTITTQRPILRLPKPAHVFRNLNFDLVDKSDIFSTFGIEIIKWAGFHAIKNDAEFSRLFGALFELETETCAKMLASFKCSLKPEHRDYCFFTIKSLQHAALKTPKVDNEFLNMLLDKGAVKTKNCFFEIIKPFDKYIMRLQDRLLKGVTPLLMACNAYELSIKTSGFGNPREMASAFETTVSLCRKSLALLGQTFALASVFRQEKILEAVGLQEMAPAPTLFPNFDDSTLFGREYIENLKAWLEKSGYPIQMKKTEPESTVQLKKPSPDTKVKIPQRADRKVVETIEQLVNSIVSGTLSAKERNAQKNCPEYWFLSDEDSLEYKYYRLKLSEMQRRTSSGKEAGGEGRTLEESATESVRAMLYARRVASIKRRLFKRKRFGIIMQRSIRGRKVRRATIGTQTVLSAGTVLKHQDKHLQGSVQSKSSVSETSLSEKNSSLDTTSSSQCATSSEGCLPAEERADSEDLLASPELFPPLSSHFPDVDAKTMQTAEKLAKFVAQVGPEIEQFSIDNSADNPDLWFLQDRNSSAFKFYRMKVYELCPSINFSAVSEATDAGESAKPEERNLDISEEEEDEEEEEEDNEEEAEFEEDISQPLEEMEQAEEREEDDISAGRSVENLAEEMISKTGEEISTGEMQLATSSDGAIPNLSTQASTPAPGTLFPRKRISSKSLKVGMIPASKRICLIEEPKVHEPVRIAYDRPRGCPVTKKKKKPKDLEFSHKKLTNRNVGFQMLQKMGWQEGHGLGTRGKGIREPVKVCGQFIVLFPP encoded by the exons ATGGCCTCTCGGCGGATCACACGGGAGACGTTTGATGCTGTAGTGCAGGACAAAGTTAAAAGGTATCGCATGGACCGGAGTGATGCTATAGAGGACACAATCCATCATTTTAAAG CTCATTCAAGGCTAGTCCCAAGACCAAGATATGAAGACAGTTTTCATGATGATGGAAGATATACTCATGACAACGCTCAGCACCATCCCCATGATGACTGGAGTGAAGACCCTAGAGATGACTATCCAGGACCTTCTTACAGATCTGCTAGTCCTCTCGTGAGGAAGGATAACTATTACCATGAACAGTATGGCCGCCCAGCATCTCATGACCGGGAATTTGGCTGCCCAGCTTCGCGTGACCGGGAGTACGGGCGTCCGGCTTCACATGACCGGGAGTACGGGCGTCCGGCTTCGCATGACCGGGAGTACGGGCACCCAGCGTCTCGCGATCGGGAGTATGGGCGTCCGGCTTCCCATGACCGGGAATATGGACGCCCAACTTCCCATGACCGGGAGTATGGCGGCCTGGCTTCTCATGACCAGGACTATGGCCCTCCTGACTCTTGGGAATCCACTGGACCACATGAAACTGATTTTAGTTCTTCAGATATTTTAGGTGATTTTAGATCACCAGGACTCATGGAAGATGAATATGGCAACATGGAAAACCAGGAGTATGATGCGGACTTTGGAATTCAATCTGACAGCGAGTTCCGACCCCCAATACGGAGGGGCAACATTGGCAGGGGAAGAGTTCTGCGAGGAAAGCGTATTACAAGGGGTGCTATTAAAACTAAAGTATTCAAAGGAGATATCAAAATGCCCCTAAAGAAATGGAACACTAAAAAACTGCAGCCAGGCCCTGATCAGAAGCCAGCTATGCAACCTGATCAAATGCCAGAAACAGCTGAACGACCAAACCAGAGGCCGGTGACCATCCAGCGCCCTAATCAAAAGTTGCCTCTGCGACCTAATCAGAGGCCAACTATAACAACCCAGAGACCTATTCTCAGGCTCCCAAAGCCTGCACATGTTTTCAGAAATCTCAATTTTGACCTTGTGGACAAATCTGACATTTTTTCAACGTTTGGAATAGAAATTATAAAATGGGCTGGGTTTCATGCAATAAAAAACGATGCAGAATTTTCCCGGCTCTTTGGAGCTCTCTTTGAGTTAGAGACAGAAACCTGTGCAAAAATGCTTGCTTCATTTAAATGCTCCTTGAAGCCAGAACACAGAGATTATTGTTTCTTTACTATCAAGAGTTTACAACATGCTGCTCTGAAAACTCCCAAAGTGGACAATGAGTTTTTAAATATGCTATTGGACAAGGGTGCTGTGAAAACAAAGAACTGcttctttgaaataataaaaccttTTGATAAATACATAATGAGGCTACAAGACCGCCTCCTGAAAGGTGTTACACCGCTGCTTATGGCCTGCAATGCTTATGAATTAAGCATTAAGACGAGCGGTTTTGGTAATCCAAGAGAAATGGCTAGTGCTTTTGAGACCACTGTTTCTCTTTGTCGTAAATCTTTAGCACTTCTGGGTCAGACCTTCGCGTTAGCATCTGTTTTTAGGCAAGAGAAAATACTTGAAGCTGTAGGGCTCCAGGAAATGGCTCCAGCACCAACACTATTCCCCAACTTTGATGATTCAACATTGTTTGGAAGGGAGTACATTGAAAACTTGAAGGCTTGGCTGGAAAAGAGTGGATATCcaattcagatgaaaaaaactgAGCCAGAGTCCACAGTACAGCTTAAAAAACCCTCTCCTGACACAAAAGTTAAAA TCCCACAGCGAGCTGACCGGAAAGTTGTAGAGACAATTGAACAGCTAGTGAATAGCATTGTTTCAGGAACCTTGTCTGCcaaagagagaaatgctcaaaaGAACTGTCCTGAATATTG gTTCTTATCTGATGAAGATAGTCTAGAATACAAGTATTACAGACTGAAGTTATCAGAGATGCAAAGGCGGACATCATCTGGAAAGGAAGCGGGTGGTGAGGGCAGAACACTAGAAGAATCCGCAACAGAATCAGTCAGGGCTATGTTGTATGCCAGAAGAGTTGCAAGTATTAAGAGAAggctgtttaaaagaaaaaggtttggAATTATCATGCAACGTAGTATTCGAGGAAGGAAGGTGAGGAGAGCGACCATAGGAACGCAGACTGTGCTttcagctggtacagtgctgaAGCACCAGGACAAGCATCTTCAAGGTTCAGTCCAGTCAAAGTCTTCTGTATCAGAAACCAGCCTGTCAGAGAAGAATTCTTCCCTGGATACAACCTCATCCTCACAATGTGCCACCAGTTCAGAGGGGTGTCTGCCAGCAGAAGAAAGGGCAGATTCTGAGGATTTATTAGCATCGCCTGAACTTTTCCCACCATTGTCCTCTCACTTTCCTGATG TGGATGCTAAAACAATGCAAACTGCTGAGAAGCTTGCCAAGTTTGTTGCTCAGGTAGGACCAGAAATTGAGCAGTTCAGCATAGACAACAGCGCAGATAACCCAGACCTTTG GTTTCTACAGGATCGAAACAgttctgctttcaaattttaCCGAATGAAAGTCTATGAGTTATGTCCATCTATTAACTTCAGTGCAGTGTCAGAAGCAACTGATGCTGGGGAAAGTGCTAAACCTGAAGAGAGAAATTTGGATATTTcggaagaggaagaggatgaagaagaggaggaagaagataaCGAGGAGGAAGCTGAGTTTGAGGAGGATATCTCCCAGCCTTTGGAAGAGATGGAgcaagcagaggagagagaagaggatgACATCTCAGCAGGTAGAAGTGTGGAAAACCTAGCTGAAGAGATGATTTCCAAAACAGGAGAGGAAATTTCAACAGGTGAAATGCAGCTAGCCACATCATCTGATGGTGCTATACCAAATCTGTCGACACAGGCATCAACTCCTGCCCCTGGTACCCTATTTCCTCGCAAACGAATCAGCAGCAAGTCTCTGAAAGTTGGTATGATTCCTGCATCTAAAAGGATTTGCCTCATAGAAGAACCAAAAG